The Strigops habroptila isolate Jane chromosome 13, bStrHab1.2.pri, whole genome shotgun sequence genome contains a region encoding:
- the LOC115615364 gene encoding olfactory receptor 14C36-like — protein MTVPCAQRQQMSNGSSITQFLLLPFADMWELQLCHFWLFLGISLAALLGNGLIITSTACDQHLHTPMYFFLLNLSLLDLGSISTTVPKSMANSLWDTRAISYSSCAAQAFFFLFFIIAEFYLLTVMSYNRYVAICKPLQYGTLLSSRACVHMAAAAWGTGFLNALLHTANTFSLLLCRGNAVEQFFCEIPPILKLSCSDSCLREVGILVLGTCFSFGCFVFIVESCVQIFRAMLRIPSEQGCDKAFSTCLPHLIVVSLFVSTAVFTYLKPPSMSSPLLDLVVSVLYSVMPPVVNPLIYSLRNQELKDAVRKLLTGCVSAGIHCLLSSTKGSQCRS, from the coding sequence ATGACAGTACCCTgtgcccagaggcagcagatgtccaacggcagctccatcacccagttcctcctcctgccattcgcAGACatgtgggagctgcagctctgccacttctggctcttcctgggcatctccctggctgcgctCCTGGGCAACGGCCtcatcatcaccagcacagcctgcgaccagcacctccacacccccatgtacttcttcctgctcaacctctccctcctggacctgggctccatctccaccactgtccccaaatccatggccaaTTCCCTCTGGGACACCAGGGCCATCTCCTACTCAAGTTGTGCTGCCcaggcctttttctttctcttttttatcaTAGCTGAGTTTTATCTCCTCACTGTCATGTCCTACAACCGCTAtgtggccatctgcaagcccctgcaGTACGGGACCCTCctgagcagcagagcttgtgtccacatggcagcagctgcctggggcactgggtttctcaatgctctgctgcacacagccaatacattttcactactCCTCTGCcgaggcaatgctgtggagcagttcttctgtgaaatccccccgatcctcaagctctcctgctcagaCTCCTGTCTCAGGGAAGTTGGAATTCTTGTGCTTGGGACATGTTTTTCatttggctgttttgttttcattgtggagTCCTGTGTGCAGATCTTCAGGGCCATGCTGaggatcccctctgagcagggatgcgacaaagccttttccacgtGCCTCCCTCACCTGATTGTGGTCTCCCTGTTTGTCAGCACTGCAGTATTTACCTACCTAAAGCCCCCCTCCATGTCTTCCCCATTGCTGGATCTGGTAGTGTCAGTGCTGTACTCGGTGATGCCTCCAGTAGTGAACCCcctcatctacagcctgaggaaccaggagctcaaggatgctgtgaggaagcTGTTGACTGGCTGTGTTTCAGCAGGCAtacactgcctgctttcctccaCAAAGGGCTCCCAGTGTAGGTCATGA